The following are encoded in a window of Pseudomonas multiresinivorans genomic DNA:
- a CDS encoding GlxA family transcriptional regulator, protein MSQDFWFLLLPGFSVMGFVSAVEPLRVANRFRGELYRWHLMSLDGGPVLASNGMSMNADSGLQALREGDTLLVVAGFEPLRACTPALLHWLKRLDRDGVTLGGIDTGSFVLAEAGLLQRQRCTVHWEALDAFRETYPQVQATQELFEIDGPRITSPGGTASIDLMLDLIAQDHGPELAVQVSEQFVVGRIRPRQDHQRLQVASRYGVSNRKLVQVIGEMERHTEPPLTTLELAERIQVTRRQLERLFRLHLNDTPSNFYLGLRLDKARQLLRQTDMSVLEIGVACGFETPSYLSRSYRTKFGVCPSQDRVGLRKVVAKAVIPHTL, encoded by the coding sequence ATGTCCCAAGACTTCTGGTTCCTGCTGTTGCCCGGTTTTTCGGTGATGGGTTTCGTTTCCGCCGTCGAGCCGCTGCGGGTGGCCAACCGCTTCCGCGGCGAGTTGTACCGCTGGCACCTGATGAGCCTGGACGGCGGGCCGGTGCTGGCCAGCAACGGCATGTCGATGAACGCCGACAGCGGCCTGCAAGCGCTGCGCGAAGGCGACACGCTGCTGGTGGTGGCAGGTTTCGAGCCGCTGCGCGCCTGCACGCCGGCGCTGCTGCACTGGCTCAAGCGCCTGGATCGTGATGGCGTGACGCTGGGCGGCATCGACACCGGCAGCTTCGTGCTGGCCGAGGCCGGCCTGCTGCAACGCCAGCGCTGCACGGTGCACTGGGAGGCGCTGGACGCCTTCCGGGAGACTTATCCACAGGTGCAGGCGACCCAGGAGCTGTTCGAGATCGACGGTCCGCGCATCACCTCCCCCGGCGGCACTGCGTCCATCGACCTGATGCTCGACCTGATTGCCCAGGACCATGGGCCCGAGCTGGCCGTGCAGGTGTCGGAGCAGTTCGTGGTCGGGCGCATCCGCCCTCGCCAGGATCACCAGCGCCTGCAGGTCGCCAGCCGCTACGGGGTGAGCAACCGCAAGCTGGTGCAGGTGATCGGCGAGATGGAGCGCCACACCGAGCCCCCGCTGACCACGCTGGAGCTGGCCGAACGCATCCAGGTTACCCGGCGCCAGCTGGAGCGCCTGTTCCGCCTCCACCTGAACGACACGCCGTCGAACTTCTATCTCGGCCTACGCCTGGACAAGGCGCGCCAGCTGCTGCGCCAGACCGACATGAGCGTGCTGGAGATCGGCGTGGCCTGCGGGTTCGAAACGCCTTCCTACCTGTCGCGCAGTTACCGGACGAAGTTCGGCGTGTGCCCGAGCCAGGATCGGGTGGGGTTGCGCAAGGTTGTCGCCAAGGCCGTCATCCCGCACACCCTGTAG
- a CDS encoding choline ABC transporter substrate-binding protein — protein MKLSIRAFGCAALMLAASTTWAAEPAQCQNVRMGTVNWTDVVASSAVAEAVLDGLGYKVKQTSASQQIILAGMADKQLDVFLGYWQPTMQPVAKPYLDKQQLDVITPPTLPDAQSTYAVPTYVYDGGLKTFADIAKFKDKLGNKIYLIEPGSGSNRITAKMIADDKFGLKGFQIVESSEAGMLTAVKRAIKRKQWVVFFGWKPHPMNLQIDMKYLTGSDDVFGPNEGSATVSIMTAGGYQAQCGNVAKLLHNLKFSSQQVSQVMVPILDRSQPVDAAKAWLKQNPEPLKAWLDGVTTFDGKDGLAAVQASLK, from the coding sequence ATGAAGCTATCGATCCGAGCGTTCGGCTGTGCCGCGCTCATGCTCGCCGCCAGCACCACCTGGGCCGCCGAGCCCGCCCAGTGCCAGAACGTGCGCATGGGCACGGTGAACTGGACCGACGTGGTAGCCAGCAGCGCCGTGGCCGAAGCCGTGCTCGACGGCCTGGGCTACAAGGTCAAGCAGACCAGCGCCTCGCAGCAGATCATCCTGGCCGGTATGGCCGACAAGCAGCTCGACGTCTTCCTCGGTTACTGGCAGCCGACCATGCAGCCGGTGGCCAAGCCCTACCTCGACAAGCAGCAACTCGACGTGATCACCCCGCCGACGCTGCCCGATGCGCAGTCCACCTACGCCGTGCCGACCTACGTCTACGACGGCGGTCTGAAGACCTTCGCCGACATCGCCAAGTTCAAGGACAAGCTGGGCAACAAGATCTACCTGATCGAGCCCGGCAGCGGTTCCAACCGCATCACCGCGAAGATGATCGCCGACGACAAGTTCGGCCTGAAGGGTTTCCAGATCGTCGAATCCAGCGAGGCCGGCATGCTCACCGCGGTCAAGCGCGCCATCAAGCGCAAGCAGTGGGTGGTGTTCTTCGGCTGGAAGCCGCACCCGATGAACCTGCAGATCGACATGAAATACCTCACCGGCAGCGACGACGTATTCGGCCCGAACGAAGGCTCCGCCACCGTCTCGATCATGACCGCCGGCGGCTACCAGGCGCAGTGCGGCAACGTCGCCAAGCTGCTGCACAACCTCAAGTTCAGCAGCCAGCAGGTGAGCCAGGTGATGGTGCCGATCCTCGACCGCAGCCAGCCGGTGGATGCCGCCAAGGCCTGGCTGAAGCAGAACCCCGAGCCGCTCAAGGCCTGGCTCGACGGCGTGACAACCTTCGACGGCAAGGACGGCCTCGCCGCCGTGCAGGCCTCGCTCAAGTAA
- a CDS encoding 3-keto-5-aminohexanoate cleavage protein, which translates to MNYEVIVTCAVTGAGDTVGKHPAIPVTPKEIAAAAIEAAKAGATVAHCHVRDPQTGKPSRDVNLYREVVERIRESDTDVIINLTAGMGGDLQIGQGEQPLEFGAGTDLVGPLERLKHVEELLPEICTLDCGTLNFGDGDFIYVSTPAQLRAGAKRITELGVKAELEIFDTGHLWFARQMLKEGLLEDPLIQICLGIPWGAPADTTTMKAMADNIPDGLTWAGFGIGRSQMPMVAQAMLLGGNVRVGLEDNIWLDRGVHATNGQLVERAIEIIERLGGRALTPAEGRRKMNLKPR; encoded by the coding sequence GTGAACTACGAAGTAATCGTCACCTGCGCGGTGACCGGCGCCGGCGACACCGTCGGCAAGCACCCGGCCATTCCCGTCACCCCGAAGGAAATCGCCGCCGCCGCCATCGAGGCTGCCAAGGCCGGCGCCACCGTTGCCCACTGCCACGTCCGCGACCCGCAGACCGGCAAGCCCAGCCGCGACGTAAATCTCTACCGCGAAGTGGTCGAGCGCATCCGCGAGAGCGACACCGACGTCATCATCAACCTCACCGCCGGCATGGGCGGCGACCTGCAGATTGGCCAGGGCGAACAGCCGCTGGAGTTCGGCGCCGGCACCGACCTGGTCGGCCCGCTGGAGCGCCTGAAGCACGTCGAGGAACTGCTGCCGGAAATCTGCACCCTGGACTGCGGCACCCTGAACTTCGGCGATGGTGACTTCATCTACGTCTCCACCCCGGCCCAGCTGCGCGCTGGCGCCAAGCGCATCACCGAACTGGGCGTGAAGGCCGAGCTGGAAATCTTCGACACCGGCCACCTCTGGTTCGCCAGGCAGATGCTCAAGGAAGGCCTGCTGGAAGACCCGCTGATCCAGATCTGCCTCGGCATCCCGTGGGGCGCCCCGGCCGACACCACCACCATGAAGGCCATGGCCGACAACATCCCCGACGGCCTGACCTGGGCCGGCTTCGGCATCGGCCGCTCGCAGATGCCGATGGTCGCCCAGGCGATGCTGCTGGGCGGCAACGTGCGGGTCGGCCTGGAAGACAACATCTGGCTCGACCGCGGCGTGCACGCCACGAACGGCCAACTGGTCGAACGCGCCATCGAGATCATCGAGCGCCTGGGCGGCCGCGCCCTGACCCCGGCTGAGGGGCGCAGGAAGATGAACCTCAAGCCGCGCTGA